A DNA window from Arachis duranensis cultivar V14167 chromosome 3, aradu.V14167.gnm2.J7QH, whole genome shotgun sequence contains the following coding sequences:
- the LOC107477248 gene encoding uncharacterized protein LOC107477248 isoform X2 yields MRGQRMSIHSMTTWLKRQPPKVKAFLAVISGMAALVLLRFIVHDHDNLFVAAEAVHSLGISVLIYKLIKEKTCAGLSLKSQELTAIFLAVRLYCSFVMEYDIHTLLDFATFVTTMWVIYMIRFKLKASYMEEKDNFAIYYVVIPCAVLALLIHPSTSHHLLNRIFWAFCVYLEAVSVLPQLRVMQNTKIVEPFTAHYVFALGVARFLSCAHWVLQVLDTRGHLLVALGYGLWPPMVLISEIVQTFILADFCYYYVKSVFGGQLVLRLPSGVV; encoded by the exons ATGAGGGGTCAGAGAATGTCGATCCACTCCATGACCACGTGGCTCAAGCGGCAGCCACCAAAGGTGAAGGCTTTCCTCGCCGTGATTTCCGGCATGGCGGCGCTTGTTCTGCTCCGCTTCATCGTCCACGACCACGACAACCTATTCGTCGCCGCCGAGGCTGTTCACTCCCTCGGCATCTCTGTTCTCATCTATAAGCTCATCAAGGAGAAGACCTGCGCCG GATTGTCACTCAAGTCCCAGGAATTAACAGCTATCTTTTTAGCTGTTAGGCTGTACTGTAGTTTTGTCATGGAATATGATATACACACACTACTCGATTTCGCTACTTTCGTAACTACAATGTGGGTCATATACATGATTCGGTTCAAACTGAAGGCTAGTTACATGGAAGAGAAGGATAACTTTGCGATATACTATGTG GTGATACCCTGTGCTGTGTTGGCCTTGCTTATTCATCCATCAACTTCTCATCATTTATTGAACAGGATTTTCTGGGCATTCTGTGTATATCTGGAAGCAGTTTCGGTATTACCTCAACTGCGGGTCATGCAGAACACCAAA ATTGTTGAGCCATTCACTGCTCATTATGTATTTGCGCTGGGTGTTGCTAGATTCCTTAGCTGTGCTCATTGGGTTCTTCAG GTGTTAGATACCCGTGGACATTTGTTGGTTGCCTTGGGGTATGGTTTATGGCCACCGATGGTTCTTATATCAGAAATTGTCCAGACCTTCATCCTAGCAGATTTTTGTTACTACTATGTCAAAAG
- the LOC107477248 gene encoding uncharacterized protein LOC107477248 isoform X1, whose product MRGQRMSIHSMTTWLKRQPPKVKAFLAVISGMAALVLLRFIVHDHDNLFVAAEAVHSLGISVLIYKLIKEKTCAGLSLKSQELTAIFLAVRLYCSFVMEYDIHTLLDFATFVTTMWVIYMIRFKLKASYMEEKDNFAIYYVVIPCAVLALLIHPSTSHHLLNRIFWAFCVYLEAVSVLPQLRVMQNTKIVEPFTAHYVFALGVARFLSCAHWVLQVLDTRGHLLVALGYGLWPPMVLISEIVQTFILADFCYYYVKSVFGGQLVLRLPSGVV is encoded by the exons ATGAGGGGTCAGAGAATGTCGATCCACTCCATGACCACGTGGCTCAAGCGGCAGCCACCAAAGGTGAAGGCTTTCCTCGCCGTGATTTCCGGCATGGCGGCGCTTGTTCTGCTCCGCTTCATCGTCCACGACCACGACAACCTATTCGTCGCCGCCGAGGCTGTTCACTCCCTCGGCATCTCTGTTCTCATCTATAAGCTCATCAAGGAGAAGACCTGCGCCG GATTGTCACTCAAGTCCCAGGAATTAACAGCTATCTTTTTAGCTGTTAGGCTGTACTGTAGTTTTGTCATGGAATATGATATACACACACTACTCGATTTCGCTACTTTCGTAACTACAATGTGGGTCATATACATGATTCGGTTCAAACTGAAGGCTAGTTACATGGAAGAGAAGGATAACTTTGCGATATACTATGTG GTGATACCCTGTGCTGTGTTGGCCTTGCTTATTCATCCATCAACTTCTCATCATTTATTGAACAGGATTTTCTGGGCATTCTGTGTATATCTGGAAGCAGTTTCGGTATTACCTCAACTGCGGGTCATGCAGAACACCAAA ATTGTTGAGCCATTCACTGCTCATTATGTATTTGCGCTGGGTGTTGCTAGATTCCTTAGCTGTGCTCATTGGGTTCTTCAG GTGTTAGATACCCGTGGACATTTGTTGGTTGCCTTGGGGTATGGTTTATGGCCACCGATGGTTCTTATATCAGAAATTGTCCAGACCTTCATCCTAGCAGATTTTTGTTACTACTATGTCAAAAG TGTTTTTGGAGGTCAGCTTGTTCTTCGTCTTCCCTCTGGAGTGGTGTGA